From the genome of Streptobacillus ratti, one region includes:
- a CDS encoding DUF4125 family protein, whose translation MEREKLINEIISREWEMFKVLKNTGGPAECQNNKSEFEVMRKGQWDNLPTNILQSYLIDLRKAKDIGRNLLEEKYIRMMEFSAPEEFEEVKHLLPILSPGIEVLINKIEKIYLSWGDEFERKFPKFSKLCRPLRNEGDMLEKASVQTYLRGELSSYSLKTVLFYSDYIDECVKKEINLIYETHKEVVKMKGFESIESVENALVI comes from the coding sequence AGAGAAAAATTAATAAATGAAATAATATCTAGAGAATGGGAAATGTTTAAGGTTCTAAAAAATACAGGTGGACCTGCTGAATGTCAGAATAATAAATCTGAATTTGAGGTTATGAGAAAAGGACAATGGGATAATTTACCTACTAATATATTGCAAAGTTATCTTATAGATTTGAGAAAAGCAAAAGATATAGGTAGAAATTTATTGGAAGAAAAATATATTAGAATGATGGAATTTTCAGCACCAGAAGAATTTGAAGAAGTTAAACATCTACTTCCAATTTTGTCTCCTGGTATAGAAGTATTGATTAATAAAATAGAAAAGATATATCTTTCTTGGGGAGATGAATTTGAAAGAAAATTTCCTAAATTTTCAAAGTTATGTAGACCTTTAAGAAATGAGGGAGATATGCTAGAAAAAGCTTCAGTTCAAACATATTTAAGAGGAGAATTATCTAGTTATTCTTTAAAAACGGTGCTATTTTATTCAGATTATATAGATGAGTGTGTAAAAAAAGAAATTAATTTAATTTATGAAACTCATAAAGAAGTTGTAAAAATGAAAGGATTTGAATCTATAGAATCGGTGGAAAATGCACTTGTAATATAG